The window TTTCTCTGCCGGACCTCCCACGTCTGGAGGAGAATGGCCGGGAGACAATGAGCCCTGTTTGTTAAGGCCTGTCCCCTATTAatactctccccccatccccacacaCAGTATCCCTTTCCAGATCTGCTCCCACTGGCCAAATGCCACAATCAGATTGGCCAGAAGCTTATCCATCCCACCCTCGGTGGTTTTTAAACCAAGGGCACTGAGCAATCTCATTTATTCCATCCCGGGAGGtatctgcgggtgtctggggccccCCGTGCATTTGGGGATTGTACGCAACTAGAAGACCAATGGAATCCTCAGGCAACTTCAGGACAGGGTGCTCCGTTCTGGTTCTCACACTGCTCTCCGCATTGGGTAAGTCCATCTACACTTCCTTTCGCACTGTCACTTTGTAGTAGCAGGTAATGTTCAGCGTCCCCCTGAGAAAGAACATGTTACaatatattgtaatatattgAGTCCTTGACACAAACGAAATTATTCTTTATAGTCTGAAGTGGAAGTTTGGGACGTTTTTGACCTAAAATCTCCATTGGCTTTAACCACGCACAAGTTCTGGCTCTTTCCATTACTGCAGTGAGGCGCTCCCCTGTACTCTTCTCCCCACGCTTTGTCACTAACAATATCAGACCGTCACCACTGATACCCTCTAAGGTCTTTATCAGTGTTTTTTAACAGGTGTTCCCTGgagccttgggttccccgggcgtccCCTAAACGGTTCCCGGCAAttctcaggtcatttgaaaattgtaccaaatacagaagaatttacaatgcatctgatctcagacgcgctattagagagggttggggttccttacaatgcatctgatctcagacgcgctattagagagggttggggttccttacaatgtatctgatctcagacgcgctattagagagggttgggggtccttacaatgcatctgatctcagaggcgctattagagagggttggggttccttacaatgcatctgatctcagaggcgctattagagagggttggggttccacagaatttcacaatataattatagggttccttaaccaataaaaagttaaaaaaaaacactggtctaTACGTTTGCTGATGGAGAACTGTGCAATAAATGTACCAATGTTACTCTCCAATCCTAACACAGAGGTAGTACAATGACTCTCCCGATGGTATGATTTAGATTTTAGAGGATAGTCCTAGCACTACTCCATCATTACAAACCTGGTAAAGGGCTGTGTTTGATGCCACTGACGTTGTAGGCATCTCTCCAAAACAGGTCCCAAGGTAGGATTGATAGGATGTTGGCTTATACACTTTGCATCTcttacacattaatattatattaatatattatgtgtgcctgcagtatgtccctctccTCATTACCCCATACAGTATGTCCCCCTCCTCATTACCCCGTACAGTTAGTTCCCCTCCTCATTACCCCGTACAGTAAGTCCCCCTCCTCATTACGCCGTACAGTAAGCCCCCCTCCTCATTACCCCGTATAGTAAGTCCCCCTCCTTATTACCCTGTACAGTAAGCCCCCCTCCTCATTACGCCGTATAGTAAGTCCCCCTCCTCATTACCCCGTATAGTAAGTCCCCCTCCTTTTTACCCTGTACAGTAAGCCCCCCTCCTCATTACCCCGTATAGTAAGTCCCCCTCCTCATTACCCCGTACAGTATGTCCCCCTCCTTATTACCCTGTACAGTAAGCCCCCCTCCTCATGGCCCCTTAcagtatctccccctcctcattaccCCGTATAGTAAGTCCCCCTCCTTATTACCCCGTACAGTAAGTTCCCCTTCCTCATTACCCCGTAcagtatctccccctcctcattaccCCGTACAGTAAGTCCCCTTCCTCATTACCCCGTACAGTACGTTCCCCTCCTCATTACCCAGCACAGTAAGTCCCCCTCCTCATTACCCCGTACAGTAAGTCCCCCTCCTTATTACCCCGTACAGTAAGTCCCCCTCCTCATTACCCTGTACAGCATGTTCCTCTTCTGGGAGAGGGAGAAATAAAACGCTGCTTTGGATGTAAAACCCATTGCCTGACAGTATTACCGTACAGTAGCTGAACCAAACTGATCTCTATGAGAGCAGTTTACTTCTGGCCCAAAGAGCTTGCATAATTACTGCACACAGTTCCCATGGAAGGGAAAAGTGCAGGAACACACTTATACATGGCTAGGGATATACATTTCAGGCACAGCTTAGCAGATGTCACAGACCTGTCACTGAGACAGACAAGATACAAAAAGACACTTGTAGGCATATGTCCCAAAAGATGCTTCTGAGATGTATAACATAAAACAGCTTTTTATTTCCAAAGTGCTTCTGCATGAATCCTGTTGTTTGTATAGGACGCCTGCAACGCAGCTGTACTAACGCTAAACATCTGTGCAATGATCAAACAGATTCTAAAACTGCTAATTAGTGCACTCAGTCTTTTCACCTTATGTCAACTTTGTGATCTCATGTTAAGTGGGGCGGCTGCTTGAATGCTTGGGAAGGCCTAGCTTTGCATTGTGTTAAAGCGCTGTAACAACATGGCTAATGTTTTCTAATGGGAAGGCCCTGCGATTCTGTCCCAAGCAGTCACACTGGGGCAATGGCACGGATACAATATCCCAAGATACATCAACAAGACGTTTATCAGCATTCAGCATTTGGGGGGTTCATTATTTGGGGGGTTCATTATTTGGGGGTTAATTTTACTTCTCAGCCGCATTTTATTTTCTCTTATGAATGGCTATAAGTGACATTCGGTTCATGTGCGATGGTTTCATATTTTACAGTATCAGCTGTAATATGAATTATCTTGTTTTTTCTATATCTGATGCCCTTGTATGTgtgcattgtatatatatatatatatatatatatatatatatatatatatatatatagtaaatggtGCAGAACAAtagcactccgtctggttgaaacaatgtgggtgcaaatcctgtatggtataaaataggcaatacgatatcgtttgaagacgaatatcagaggcagcactccaggtaagtggtcaaaagaaatttgtattaacaagacatcttatccaacgtttcggtcctcgtgcgggacctttctcatcaccttgagaaaggtcccgcacgaggaccgaaacgttggataagatgtcttgttaatacaaatttcttttgaacacttacctggagtgctgcctctgatattcgtcttcaaacggtatgccgcctcacaccctagcaggacccccactcacagacagcactcacaacccacgcgccacccgccgcctcacaccctagcaggacccccactcgcagacagcactcacaacccacgcgccacccgccgcctcacaccctagcaggatacacgcctcacatttttacatcacttatggcaccaaaatatacattgtactgtggtgtggttacaataaaccatttttatacaacatcgtattacattttcttccatctttcttttcaatattattatccaacctttacaacaaacagtcacctattgttccacgatttataaataatactacctattacgcatttacatcccgggcaacgccgggtctctcagctagtatatatatatatatatatatatatatatatatatatatatatatatatgcattatatatacagtattgtgtcCCTATGCGTGCCTATGCCCCCTTCTCCATATACACTGCATCATGTTCATAGAGAATGAGAAATACCCTCAATTCCAATATGAAATGCTGCTTTACAGATACAATGAATTGACAGTATAGACGTAGCTAACCAAGGAGGATCAGTATGAGCCCAGCTTACCTCTCACCCAAAGAGCTTACATAATTACACAGTGCCGGTGGAAGATGTAATTACTTGCATGAATTTGAATATATTTATGCATTTCCAGGGAAACAGATACTTTCACAGTAAAGAGATGAGTACATGATTGGCACTGATTACAAATACATTAAGGATGGCTCTTAATTAGGTCTTTATATTTTCACTGGTAACTATCCCAGGGTCACGCAGACCTGATTTATCTAACAGATTTCATTGATTTTTCTGGCATCAATGTCATAGATTTTAATGAAGTCTTAGTAATAAAAAATCCTCCCTTCTTCATTAAAACTTCATTTTTTTTGTGCAGAATGCCCAAATCTCGGTGATGCGCTGGCACAGACGGGGTGGTGTGTGATCCTATCTGTGACTCACTGGTTCCCAAATTAGAAAGTTTAGTTCTTATAGATTTTGTCGCCTTACCTCCAAATAGTTGTATTTCTGCAGCTGGGCTAATTATCGCCACTTGactaattaattattattatttttcttgtcAGTGTACGCATCGCTGTAGATAGAATTTTGCGGGCTCGAGTtcttgccccgtggagcttacaatctatgtgtttggtgcctgaggcacagggacagaaagtgacttgcccaaggtcacaaggagctgaccttGGGATTTTGATcaggctccctgcttcacactgtgtaattgttctcagagtcagtgcccTTCAGCCTATTTACCATGCAGTGACAGTGTGGTTAATTTACCTCCAGAGAGTATACTGAAGTGGAAGAGACTCTGGTCCCACACATTGTGTTACAGGGATAggatttggtcatgccttgacacggcttgcaggcttataacactttggccaaagggtttaactaaatgacccttactcatgagaatattattattgaaatatttaactatatactatttactatatattttgtcacattggatgttcaCATTGgggttttctgtcttttgttgtatatatttggccacgctcagtagcactccttttgacataaatatatactgtatgtataatgtggtgggttctggggttagagcttgctgggattgtgtttgTTAATTACAGGGATAGGCGCATCAGTTTAGCACATGATGGAGAGAATTTGCTAATATCCCTATAATGGTGTACAAGAGGCAGACAGCTACAGTACATTATAGATGCAAAGGACATTGCCATATTTGCTCCGAGCGTTGCTACTTTTGCATAATTAGGGGGTGAACACAAATGTGTGCTGCATGAAAACATGACCAAGTATCTGAGCTGGGTACCACACCGATAACTAGTGTATCTCGCTGAAAGTAAAAGCCGTTTGTCTATGTAGTACAAAGGAGCACAAGCGATCCTGTATCATGTTGGCGATTAATTAGACTGACCACTAGATTCTCCTCCCAAGGGATGGGCTCAGTCAGTGGAGGTTTAATATCTTCCATCCCCAAATCCTTCACCCTGCTGAATTGGAGGAAAATTCAGGCATTCAGTCCGTGGTTTCTTCTGAACTTAAACATTCTCTCCCAACATTATGAATGCTCCAGTTAGTCACAGGTCTCCTTGCACTGCTGCCCTACATAGCATGCCATGCAGAATCCAGCATTATTACCAGTCACTAAATGTTGCCGTCTGCTCCTGTTTTTCTTCCAAAAGCTCTTTCTCCAACCCTGGCAATTGACGTGTACACTGATCGGGAAGTTTCCGGAACGCTGGGGTCAAAGGTCACCCTCTCCTGCACATTCTGGTCCAGTGAGTGGATTTCGGACGAGATCTCAGTGAGCTGGCACTACCAGCCTGATAACAGCAGGGACACATATTCGGTAAGACTCAGGCTCACCCTCTGCATGTCCTCATGTATAATACTATAATATTCATTTCTTCTATAGCCGGGAGAAGGATGTCCTTACTCTTCCGTAAAGGAACTGAGCGGAGCTGTGCCATCGTGTCAAGATTGGCTTCGTAACTGCATTTAGAACATGCGTCTCCTACCTAGCTTTGATTCCTTCATTAATTAGGCCTAGATTTACAAAACGGGGCTAAGCCCTAAAGCCATAAAGCATTGTATGACCCACTGAAGCACTGCTTAGTGAAAACAGCTCTTAATTGTTGACATATTTGATGGACAGTAATGTATGGGAGTAGTAGACCTATGTTGAGTTCTGCCCAGTATATAATGTCAGGCGTTGCAGCTAATACATGACACGTGTTTCATGGTACTTTGAAATACAGTTGCTTGACCCAATGATCTACAAGAGCTGAGTTATAACAAGTCACCCAACATGATGCCATAGCACTCTCCTACTAGAGTACCTTCACCTCCCAGTGGCCGTCCAGGATCCTAATAACTTTCTTTCCATTAGATTTTCCACTATGCCAAGGGTCAACCATACATCGATGATACTGGGGTATTTAAAGACCGTATAGAATGGGTGGGCTACCCAAAGAGCAAGGACGGGAGCATTGTGCTCAGAAACCTGGAGTTCACAGATAATGGCACCTTCACCTGTGATGTGAAGAACCCACCGGATGTGGTGGGAAAGTCGTCCTACGTCCACCTGCTTGTCTATGATAAAGGTGAGGCTCAGATATCAGCCTTCTACTGGTATGTGGGGCTTACAGTAAGTGGGACTTCCTTATTACGCCATATGCCAACAATTGCATTATACTGATATGACGCCCATTATGATGGCAATAAGGCAACCATGGCAGGTGTAATACTGTTATCTCATCACATATCGCCACAGGTATCCAATACTTTATGTCTAGGATTTTGCTACAGCTTAGCACTGATTAGAAAATATGGGCAATGTCTCTTGGCATCTGGACTAAGCAAACACGAAATGTCCATTTGTCTAAATGAGAATTGCCTATTGCAGAGATGTTATAATAGACACACAACAACATGTGCGATCAGTTATATTTCCCCTCTTATAGGGAACCAGAAAGCAGAGGAGGGGTTGGCCACCACCCTTGTCCCTTACAGCAGACACCCATACAGGGCACAGATGTAGAAATCTGCTACTCAGATGAAATGACACGAGCTATTTCAGCGCCAGAAAGGATGCCAATTAATTCTTTGTTAATCAGACTCATGTAGCACCCGCTGGGCTTACTGTCCGGAGATTCTGGTGTTTCTGTGCTATATTCCTATTAAAGAAGGTTGACAATTGGTCCCCATGCAGATGTGGCGTTAGGTTGGACATAATGTGATATCTTTCTCATTTGTTGAAGTTCAAAAAATGaaaaagcagcggtgctgtgtgAATACGAGAGAAGATCATTCTAATCTTCCTAAGCCCGGGGGTGTGCGCCTGTAACCCTATTTTCTAAGGACTCTGTGATTCCATTTCCTATTTGCCTGGAACAATAAATCAGCGAGATGTCTTTGTGTACGTTTATGGCGCTGCCAGATTGTGGGATTCACGGTATGGCGCCGGAGCCCGCCATGGATAAGGAATTACAATTTGAATGTCTGGCAAACTCCCGGGACTTTTATCCCGCTGAAGTTGTATTGGTTCTGTGCGGGTACAATTAACCAGCGTATTCCTTTGCAGGTCCCATCCGGGCCGGGCTGGTTCTGGGCATCATTATCGGAGCGGTCCTGGGATTGGTTATCATTGTGGCGATCCTCGCTTTCCTCATTCGCTACTGCTGGCTGAGAAGACAAGCTCGGGTGCAGAGGGAACTCAGGTGGGACCCTGGTCATAGACCCTCTTAACCCCCCTGCATGTCAGTACTAACAATAGTAGAATGTAGGTGTCGTGCACCgcttccccgaagagcttacgatctaattTGAAGTGATTGAGCAGCTGACACTGGGACTCCCCAGTCTGAACCACAAGGTGAATCCTGATGTGTCCCTAATTATCTCCTTGGTGGACCCTTCTCATCAGTGAATGTCCACGTCTGGTATCTCGCTTGCCCTCAGGAATCTGCATTGGATTCCCATTGTTGTTGGATTCTCCTTCTCTCTTTTGCCTCGTCCTCTCTTTGCTGATATATCTGCCTTCTGTTTCTCTAGTGCAATGGAAAGGGGAAAGCTTCATAAATCATCCAAAGACTCATCAAAACGTGGCAGACAGGTAAGAAACAGTAACAAGATACGTGGGTTTGTGTATCAACTGCCACTAACCAGCTATTAGACATACACTACAACAGGGGCTTCccccaactgcagtcctcaagagaccccaacagggcaggtgttaaggatatccctgcttgtgCACGGGTGGCttaatcattttgactgaacctcttgtgccgaagcagggtcatccttaaaacctgacctgttggtggcccttcagggtTGTCCACCCCTGTGCTAACCTATCAATCTCAAATTctggggcttttttttttaatgacaaccGATAAATACATTTCTCCACCTCGCTGTACAATAGGATATCTGATTTCATCACTCTGGTTTTTTCCCCGCGCGCTGATTTTGAAACAGTGTATTCCATTCTTAAAGAAAGGAGTCCAAAACCTAAATTGATATGGCTGCTAAGCGCCTCTCACTTAATGACACATTTAGACATCAAAGAACCTTATCTGCCAAGCAGGGGAAACAAGAGCTTCTCTGATAAGCCTCTTTGTAGTCTGCATTAAAAACAGCTCTGAGCTCATGATGAGGTGCGGCAAATGGTAATAAACAGCAGGAGTGGCCGTGTGcacactctactgcaggcttttggGCCTTTTAAACATAATCACGGCACTAAAAAAAACCCAGTTGGTAGTTGGTTTGAAGTGGCATCACATTGAGATCACGTTCAGTCCCTTTAaatgtacttatatattttcccATAACAACGTTATTAAATTGTGACTCACAACTGATGCACCAAAGCTCACGCTCACTCCCCCTCTATCTTCCAGACCCCGATCCTCTACGCCATGCTAGATCAGAGCAGGAGCTCCAAGTCCTCCAGCGATAAGAAGAAGGGAGGCATCGGAGACTCCCGCAAGGACAGAAAGTAGCAATTAGCAGGCAGGGAAGGTACACAGAAGGCAGAGGACGAATCCCCCCGCAGTTCCAAGGTGGTCTACACCATCGAGATGGAGCTGAGGGGGGACGAAGATGGGGATCAACCCCACAGAGCCGCTGTAAAATCCCCCAGCAAGAACAGTCTCAAAAACGCCTTAAAGAATTTAATCAAAAGTGACTCAGAGAAACAAACCTAATTAATAGACGAGCAGTGGGGACTTGGGAGAGGAGGTGATGCCGGGTGGGACAACCCCCCCAAGAGTGGCTGCTTCAGCATGAATTTGGAGTCTACCATGAAGTTCATATATGGAGGAGACACACAGTATGTCAACCATTAGTCAATGGTCCCCAATATCTAGTCCATGGTCTAATCTCTTTGCTTTTATAGGGTCTAGGCTCAAGTGTATCCCTAGCCAATAAAACAGCTATAAGGGTCCCAATGGATCAAGTGATCTTGGTAAAAGTCAGAAATACTGTTATTACAAGGCTCAAAGTGCCCTGCCCTGAATACAATGCCCTGCTTTGGGTAAACACCTCCAAACACCAGGTCACTTATTGGTTACAATCTTGCGCAGCTATAAGTGTATATGGAGTATTCCCATCCTGACCTCAAGGAAGTGAAGTTGCCATGAATGGACAGGGCAGGAGAACAGCAAATAAACATCAATAACAAAATACCATTGTTTGCACCATAGACTCCTCTAGAAGTATAGCACACCCTTCATATTCtaccagcggtggccaactccagtcatccagggccaccaacagatcaggttttaaggatatccctgcttcagcgcaggtggctcaaccagtggctcagtcaacgactgagccactgattgagccacctacgctgaagtagggatatccttaaaccctgacctgttggtggcccttgaggactggagttggccacccctgctctaaaagaCCGCACAGTGATTTTGGGGGACGGAGCATGGCTCCACGTTGTCACCCCTGCCTTCACCCTCCTGCAAAAAAAACTCCCAAATCCCCACTGGTCATATGGCGCGGCTAATGCCTTCAATAACATATTTTGTGTAAAAGCGTTGACCATCGTGTACCTTTCCCTGCGGGAAACCAGCAAGAACCTTCCGAGAAAACAAGAATGCCAAGCATCACTCCGGCGGATACAGACCAAAGCTCCGTCTTACCCCAGGAGTTACTGCAATGCAAGGGCAATGCAAGATCGTGACATACCCACAAGTATATGTACCGGAATATATTTATATGATCAAGGGCCATAGAAAATAATGACCATTCACTGGAGTTATTATAAAGGCAGGAAATACCATTTTCACAGTGTAGCCGAAGGGTGTCAAAATATGTACAGATATTCCTAACACAAACATGGAGTGAAGTGTAGAATTGAGATATGTTTTTTACCCTGAGGTGTTTATTTTCTGTCGCATTTTAAGACCCAGATTTGCGAAACAATGCTACGCCAAAATGCACCATAAACCCCCCTCAAATTGGggagcactgtttagtaaatccgGGCCTTAGTGCGATGCACACAGCCCTGCCTGGCTTCTGCTTCTGCGGCACAAACCGGTTTCCTGTGCCGGTTTCTCGGGTGCTTTACACAGCGGCACGGAGAAAGCAGACAGGTCTGTGCTCTGCCAGAAAATACAGAAGCCGGCAGCGAAAATCTTAATATGCCGCCGTTTTTTTTTGCTGATGTAAGCAGGGCTGCAAATGATAACACAACTCCGAGAGTACCACCTC is drawn from Ascaphus truei isolate aAscTru1 chromosome 7, aAscTru1.hap1, whole genome shotgun sequence and contains these coding sequences:
- the MPZ gene encoding LOW QUALITY PROTEIN: myelin protein P0 (The sequence of the model RefSeq protein was modified relative to this genomic sequence to represent the inferred CDS: substituted 1 base at 1 genomic stop codon), yielding MESSGNFRTGCSVLVLTLLSALALSPTLAIDVYTDREVSGTLGSKVTLSCTFWSSEWISDEISVSWHYQPDNSRDTYSIFHYAKGQPYIDDTGVFKDRIEWVGYPKSKDGSIVLRNLEFTDNGTFTCDVKNPPDVVGKSSYVHLLVYDKGPIRAGLVLGIIIGAVLGLVIIVAILAFLIRYCWLRRQARVQRELSAMERGKLHKSSKDSSKRGRQTPILYAMLDQSRSSKSSSDKKKGGIGDSRKDRKXQLAGREGTQKAEDESPRSSKVVYTIEMELRGDEDGDQPHRAAVKSPSKNSLKNALKNLIKSDSEKQT